The segment CCCGGGTTGCCGAAGAAGCCTTTCCTCTCCAGCAGGAACGTCGCCGCGCCGGCGAAGGCGCCCATGAAGAGGGCGGAGAAAAATTTCAGGTTCGCCCATGCCGGTCCCAGTTCCCAGGCCGTGATCGTGTAGCCGCTCGGGCTCATAAGCGGGGAAACCAGCAGCAGCGTCAAAGCGGGCGCCAGCGGGACCCCCGAGGAAACGAGGGACACAAAAATAGGTATCGACCCGCAGGAGCACAGCGGGCTGATCGTTCCGACCAGGATAGCCGCGGGTATCGCGAATGCCCCGAACGCGCCCAGCGAGTCCCGCATCCGAACGTGGAGCCGATACGTGCGGATGACGGCCCCGACAGCCACGCCCAGCAGGAAGTACGGCAGGACATGCCATATTTCCGAGGCCAGCGCTTCACCGATGGAGAACAATTCGTTCCTCATGGCGGTCATTCGGCCTTCCGGCGGCGAACGCCCATGGCAAGGAAAAAGATCCATCCTGCGAGGACCGCGATCTTCCCGGCCGCGGTAACGCCCGCGGGAGAGGAGCCTATTCCGAGAACGACGGACAATGCGGCGCCGAGAAGCATTCCCGCCACGGCAGCGGAGGCGTCCATGTCGCCGCTTGCGGCAAGCACGAGCTGGCGGAAGGGACAGCCCGAGATCAGGATCGCCCCGAATCCGACCATGGCCGTGGCAAGGAAAGCCCAAAGCAGGTCCGTGTGAGCGCCGGGCTCCAGCGCCACCGTGGGGAGGAAATTCCCGAGGAGCAGGTTGAGCATGAGCGCGGCGGCAAGAAATGCGACGATTCCGGCGCCCTCGCGGAAATCGCGGAGCATGACCGCGTTCCGGATGGAGCCCGTGACGCAGAACCGGCTGCGCTGGCCCGCGGCCCCGA is part of the Deltaproteobacteria bacterium genome and harbors:
- a CDS encoding permease, producing the protein MTAMRNELFSIGEALASEIWHVLPYFLLGVAVGAVIRTYRLHVRMRDSLGAFGAFAIPAAILVGTISPLCSCGSIPIFVSLVSSGVPLAPALTLLLVSPLMSPSGYTITAWELGPAWANLKFFSALFMGAFAGAATFLLERKGFFGNPG